The Miscanthus floridulus cultivar M001 chromosome 6, ASM1932011v1, whole genome shotgun sequence genomic interval ATCTAGGTAAATCATGTTGTTCTAAGAGTCCAATTAGATAAAGGTTCATCTGGTGGTTCCAATTTGCTCTAGCATCCACAATTTTTCAGTTCCAAAATAACATAGGGAAATATTACTGCTGTATTTGAAAATTTTGCAAAAGGGGAAGGCACTTTCGTTGTATGAAAAACAAACTTTCTGTAGTTTTACTATGCAATAAGAATTTCATCGGCTGAAGTTTTCCACAAGTGATAGTTCTGAATGCTTTTAGTCTGAGAAAAAAAGGTGAAATGCTAATAGCACTAATTACATGATTCATTCTTGTACAGACTGATTACAACTAGGCATGCTGAGTAGATGACAATCGCTTAAAAGATGAAATCCTGAAATGCTACAGACTCCCAATAAGTATTGTTTACAGGTTTAGTTTATAAAGGCAACAACTGAGCATAGGATAGGTTCAGTTCCTCCATTGATATTCAGTTTGTAAaggcaacaaatcagcataaggaACCAAGTTGTAATCACTAGAAATATTTTTCTTGTATATACATACGCGTATCACCATTTATCACCAATCTCTGAAACTTCTTGTACCACTCTAGTAACTAATTACCACTGAAATTCTCCTGAACTGAAAGCACAACATCTCTAGTAATAGCTAATAGTACAGAAAAAAACGCAGTTTCTATGCTGTTCTTCATCCGGATTCCGGAGACCTTGGAAGCAAGCCAGTCTCCAATTCTCTAAAGCAGCCATATGTAAGCGTATATTGAGATTTGAACAACGTAATGTGACAGGAATTTCATGATAAAGAATCAAACTCCAGCATATATATCAGAAAGTTCCGGTGTGTTTTGAATAGAGCCAAATTAAAGTCGGCTACCTGTTGCCAAAATCATAGCATCAAATCTCCACTGAACACAAACCGAAGGTAGCTAGGATGATCGATTGGACGACGACTACATAAATTTCAATAGGAGAAAACATCTCAAGAATGGAGATATACCCAACATCAAACATGAACGATGAAGTTTAAAGGAGATATATACACACAGGGGAAGATTTTCGTGCTGTACATGGGAACATGATGTTCCTCAAGTGCAGCAGCGTTCTGTCAGAATTAGCAATTTAGCTATTAGCACCTCTACTCCCTACTCTTACAATGACAAGCCAAGCTAGGCTTTTGCAGATGTGCAGATTGGCTTGGGTTTTGCAGTTTCATCTGTGCCTGGCGGCTTGGCCCTCTGTTCGTGTCCATGGCTTCATCTCCAAAACTTTGCAGACAACAGCGATCGCCCTTGCCTGGCATGCATGTCATACGCGCAATGTCCTCAGCCTCTTGGCCAGCACCTCTGCATCATCTTGCACCTCATCCACGTGTAGTGTTCTCATCCTATCCGTCAGCATCTCTGCATCCGCCGCCATCTCGGCCGCCGGCGGACAGCTGATCTCTCGGACACGGCGGCAGCGCTTCTGGCGCCTCCGGTGCGTGATCATCGCGTCGACGTCCAGCACCCCTCTCATCTCCTCCAAAGCCGTGCGCACCGTGACGATCCCGTCCACCTTGGGGCTCCTGCCAAAGCCGCTCGCTCTCACCATCTCAAGCAGCGTGGTCTCCGGCGAGATCGCTTCCTACAGGAGCGACCCGATCGTCCGCAGCACCGTGAGCAGTCCCTCGGACGACGCGTCCGGCCGGGTGTCCACGAACCTCCATCGGACTTTCCGGTCCCCGGCGCCGACGACGCGTGCCAGCAGGTGGACCGCCGCCGGCGAGACGCTGAGAGTTGCGCGGGAGGGAGAGGGACCCGGGTGATTATTCTTGATCTGCTCGACGCACGTACGCCCGTCGTCTGGTCCTCCTGCGAGGGCGCGGCGGATGTAGGGCAGGCGGATGCGGCAGTGCGTGGAGCTGGCGTCGACGTGGACCAGAGGCGAGTATGGGTCGGCGGGGTCGACGGGCGCGCTGACCTCGACGACGCTCTGGCTGCCCTCGGGCGGCGCGATCTCGAGCGGCGCCGTGTATGCGTAGTCGATGATGTTGAGAGCCGTCCTGTCCAGAATCTCAGAGGGGCGGTGGCCGGTGAGAAGCTGCAGAACACGTGAAGCACTCCGGCGGCGATTATtagtagggccttgtttagaggccatccaaattcaagttttttcactctctttccatcacattaatttttagccgcttacatggagtattaaatgtaggtaaaaaaaataactaattacagagtttagttcgaaatcacgagatgaatcttttgagcctagttggtccacgattggacaatatttatcaaataagacgaaagtgttactatttatcgggttgaaattttttcgcaatctaaacgaggcatAGGTGGTGGTGGCCGTCTTGGTTGCTTGGTCTCACCTTTCACGGGGACGGGGAAAAGGGTGATGGAGAAGGAATCTGGTCTAGGCATAGTGAACGACTTGACAAGATTACTGACGCCCGGACTCGACGCATGGAGTTGTACGTGCGACGGCATATATATGATGAACTAGCACTAGCAAgtccggtggcggtggcggtggcggtgccgTTGCCGGTTCGCATCCGATCCAGAATTCCAGACTCGTGTTCGACTCTTATAATCTAAGCCGCAGAAACAGAGTACAAATTAAAGGTTAAGAAAACACCCTGATTATAGATTTGTAGTACTTTATTTATTTATGGATAGGCAAAATATGTATTGGAAACTGTGTACGTCTTTGGTGGATGgaaattcaaaataaaaaaaacgcATTTCGGTTGCCCTTGTTTTTGGAACTTGAGACATCCACAGTGCATAAAAACATGTACCCACATACAAAAATTGAGATGTAAACTCAAACTAGAGAAATTCATACAAAATGACAAAAAAAATCCTTACGAAATTTGCCTTCTAGGTGTACATGCACCTCAAATTTGTCATCTTTATATGATTTTTCAAAACCAGTTTGTATCTCAACTTTTGTATGAGTACATATTTGGAGCACTATTGATGTGAcagatttcaaaaaaaaattgagtGTCTGATTTTTTTAATACACATTACCATAATGTGGATTCACTACGCCAAAACAGGCAATCGCTACTGGATTGGAACCCTCCATCACTGTCGGGTTGGAACCTCCCATCACTGCAAGAATTGCATCCAGCAGAGGTTAATCGGTTTTCTAACCCCGCAATGATAACACAATATCTATCACTCATGGTTCAAAACGTCAAACGACATGGTAAGAACTCCCTCTTTGATTGTGCGCAATCAGTGTAGGCAGCATCGGAGTTCAAGGTTAAGAAGCAAGATAGTCCCAACTATGGCCGCATCTTCTACAAGTATTCAGATCGCAAGGTTAGGTTTTATGGCCTTGTTTTTGTTTGATTCCTGACCATTTCTTGTGATTTTCATTAGATGTTCATGTTTTGATGGTCTTTCATGGGGATGGTAGTGGATGCCCACAagaacttttttttaaaaaaaaaaggttaCATCAAATTTCTTTACCCATGCATGCTTATTCCCTTGTATAGACCACAGGCAAGAGACAGGAAAAAACAATCTGTACATCATATATAGAGCTCTCTGGACCTGTAAACTAATGCGGTGTATGATCTACTACCATCTTCGATCTGGGCAAGGTCAACCTGACAGCTACCAACTACTGTACTTCCCTGCACTGACTCGTCCCGTCCAACGGTCAGCCGGTGGTCGCCGCCGAGTTCAGGTAAGGGTCGGTCCAGCACCCGTCCTCCGCCACGGCCTTCTTCCACCTCCTGTTGAACACCTGCAGCTCGGTGTAGGACCGCTGTCTCACCGCTAACCGGTCTGTCCCCAACGCCGACGACGCGGAAGCCGACACCGTCGCCTTGCCGCCGTCGCCGAGCGTGGGGATGCCCCGGTGGAGCACGTACTCGCTGTCGACGACGCCGACGTTGCGGCTCCGGTCGCCCTGCGCGCAGTAGCCGAGCTTGTAGTCCATGCCCCAGGCGTAGACGAGGTCGTTCTGGATCATGTGCCACGCGCACCGCCACGCCGCGCGAGAGAACACGGGCACCATCATCTCCACCCACCCCGTGCACGGCGGGCCCGTGCTGTTGCCGTAGCACCTGCCGTGCCCGTTCGTCTTGTAGTACCGCCGGTGGACGTTGCCGCTCCGCGCGCGCGCCGTGAGCTGGTGGTGGATCTGCGACCGGCGGTCCAGCGCCGGCTGCGAGATCTCAAGCCCTTCCTTCCTCACGATCCGCAGGTACCTGAGCGGGTCGAAGCTGTCCACCTCGATATCCTCGTCCCAGAGGAAGACGTAGTCGTACTCCACCACCAAGTCCGGGTGCAGGAACCTCTTGGCGAACCACCACTTGGTCTGGTCGCGCACGGCGACGTGGATCGCGCGGCCCGACCACTCGAGGTCTCGCCACCCGTCCACCTCGCCGTCGTAGTGGAACAGCATCACGATGAACTTGGCCTCCGGAAACTGACGACACGAGAGCAACATACATACAGCACGGTGATCACTGATCAGTCAGGTCGTCTGTGCGTCACGATGGCATGCAGGCACGCTGCTAACCTTTCTACTACAgtcccctttggcacggctcatccaaaacggcttcaccggtgaagccaaagccagtgaagccagaaaaactgacttttcccggcttctagttcattttaaccccggcttacaaaacggcttcacgctacagtgcctcgatttgcgcaaaatagatgaagccgaagccggcataagccgtgccaaagaggccctataTCTGACGAGCATGCATAAACTGAACAATGGAAGGCCCTGGCCCTGGTACCTACCTTGGAGACGAGCTTGTCGACGACCGCCTTCTGCTTGATGCCGACGGGGATGGCGAGGAGGCTTTTCGACTGCCTGCCGTTGCCGTTCTCCTTCCGTTCAGGGTTGCCACCCAGCGACTCCATCTCGAAGTTGGACTTGTCCTGCACGATGCCCCTCGGCAAGGGTTCGCTGCCTGGAGGTCTACATTtattctgaagaagagttttcaGCACAAGGAATTTTCAGTATCTGCTGTTGTAAAACTCTCATCAGCTGTCAATTTCTCATGGATAACATGGCAACAAAGAGACCATCTTTGACCTCACAGATATCGGGTTCCTCTGCTGGCTCACCACGCAGCTCGCTCGTCACTGAAGGCCTCAGCTCGCTAGTCGCCGGATGACTCATCTCCACTGCTGCAATCACTCCTTTTGGTTGCAACTGCAATATGGACATACTCTGCAGAAACAAGTTGCGCAGGAATGAACAACTTTCAGAATTCAGAGACCACACCAGCTGCAGACATCCAACCCAAGAAAACATTGCCTAGATGTCACAAGTCACAACGCACCTCCTTATGATCAAGCGTGACAATTGCACCAGCGACGAATATCAACACGAAGAAGAAGACCAGCGCCGCCGGCGGTGCGACGCTGAAGAACCGCTTCTGCCACGCATCGTTGGAGATGGGACCCTGCGGTGGGCCGTCAGAAGGAACAGTGAGCGAGGACATCATACGTGTAGTTGCAATGGCATGGCGTCAAGATTCAACATGTCTGAATTCTCAACTACTGAAACTAGACTTGACCAGAAAGCAAGTACTTCTGGACTCTGGTGGAGGAAATCTGTttaggaaggagaaggagaagccaaAGTCTATTCCAGGGAAGAAAACCCAGTCCTGGAAGGTAAGCTATACTAAAACTCGCCCTGAAATCTACTGCAACTGCAAGTGTGACCTCTACGCAAAGAAACTCGCTGTGGTTAAAAGATCAGCACCCCCAGCATGCTGCACAAGCTGTATTCAGAGACCAGAGGAGCAAAGCATCCGAAAGACACTGCGTGCCTGACTCAATTTTCAAAGAGAATTAGGGTTTTACATAGGTCTCATCTGCTAAAAAACATTTTCTTTTCAATGTGTAGAAACAAACTGTGTCAGGTTGTGACAGACTGACAGGAAAACTTTTTTCAGACCTTTGCAACAATAGGGAAGTCACTTGTAAAGGAAGGCAATTAGTTCTCCACTGGACTCGAACTAACTGATAAAACACGTGTAACTGTCAACGATTGTTTcgtggcaaaaaaaaaagagtaggATTATGAAATGGAAGTGGTAAAATTTCAAGGGATCACCGCGCGGTGAAAAACGGCGATTGCAAATACGAGGAAGCAACCACAGAATTCAAACCTGAACATGAGGCACCCCCATATGCAGGAATATCAGTGAATTCCCAGTTACTAGTCGAATTAAAGAAGGAAACTGGTTTCTGTTTCATTGAACTTCCACCTCCAAAAGGCAGCAAGTACCAGAACATTTATATGGGGACTTGTGAAAAACTTCTCGTAGTACCTACCAAATTTGTCAACGGAGAAGAACAAACGGAGAATTTAGGGacgagttatatacatcaaaaggtgATAGAATCACGATTTAGTTTTCTCCTGGGGATCGCAAAAAATCATTCTTTGAACGGAATTCAGTGAACTCCTTTACCGAATCAGTGATACAACGGTATCTGAACAAACATGCTGAAGAAGCGAATCGAATAAATTTCAGCCGACTAATCACTTTTAAAAGGAAATCGGACAATGGATTCTAGCAAGAAATTCTTACAAGAAAATTCAACACGTGCTCAGAAACCTTGCAGAATTCCGATTCTCGAGCTCCTGAACTGAAAGAAACGAGAAACCAGCAGCGGAAACAGCAGAGCCGAGAAAACTGAGGGGAGGCCGTTAAGCCTTCTTCGTCCTCAGAAAAAAATCATCCCTCAATCCAAATCCTATCGATTAGTCTATCAGAGAAAGCTAAAACGCTGGAGAAATGGTATGGAAGATTCGGCGAGGAAAAGAAGAACTGAGGAGAACGAGGAATCGCCGTACCATCGAAGGAGGATCACGAATCCGTTGGGAAGTTGCTGCTGCTGATGATGATCATTTGCGGCCTGGAGCAAGCAATCCAAGACTGCGCCGCAATCGGAATTTTGTGATGCGAGGAAGAAGCCGGAATTGGAAATgaagaggcagaggaagaggagTTGGAGAGTTAATGGAGGGATATTTTTAATGCTCTAGCCCCTCCCCCTCTCGTCGGTTTCGGTTTCATTTCATACTAGTGTATTTTTTCCATTAGACCCCTGATACTTGGTCTATTTCCTAGAATGGCCATTTCTTGGCTCAAGTCTTTTTACAATAGAGAAGAGACTAAAGATATGGATTGAGCTGCCAAAATGAAATAGATATATTAGCGATAGCATGAGATTGTACCAACTTCAATTAACAGAGATGAGCGCATGTTTACTAATGCGAGACTAATGATGGTGGAAACATGCTTTTTGTCATCTTTTTTGTCTTTTTATTATACAATTTGTTCTCGAATAACAAAGGCAttgttcgcttgagctacttttcagccatggaacaatatttttctctcacaatatttcagcataagccaaatttcaacaTAAGCGAACATGCTGAAAAGATTTACATAACATTGTATTAAGAGGGAGTTTGAACATACAAACAACGTGCTTTTGATGAGCGCCATAGGAGGTCGATCTAAAACAGTCGTGGCTGGATCATCCTAGCAAGCGAACTCAAGTCTCGATATTATACAAATGGAAAACATCCGATACCAACGCAACGGTGCAATCTAAGAGGTGGCCTGCGTCTCTACTGTTGCCTGCACGAGCTTTTTTCCTTTATTATACCAT includes:
- the LOC136457045 gene encoding uncharacterized protein codes for the protein MGPISNDAWQKRFFSVAPPAALVFFFVLIFVAGAIVTLDHKESMSILQLQPKGVIAAVEMSHPATSELRPSVTSELRGEPAEEPDICENKCRPPGSEPLPRGIVQDKSNFEMESLGGNPERKENGNGRQSKSLLAIPVGIKQKAVVDKLVSKFPEAKFIVMLFHYDGEVDGWRDLEWSGRAIHVAVRDQTKWWFAKRFLHPDLVVEYDYVFLWDEDIEVDSFDPLRYLRIVRKEGLEISQPALDRRSQIHHQLTARARSGNVHRRYYKTNGHGRCYGNSTGPPCTGWVEMMVPVFSRAAWRCAWHMIQNDLVYAWGMDYKLGYCAQGDRSRNVGVVDSEYVLHRGIPTLGDGGKATVSASASSALGTDRLAVRQRSYTELQVFNRRWKKAVAEDGCWTDPYLNSAATTG